The genomic stretch TGTCCTCTGAGCTGGAAGCTGGTGCTGCCTGGccctacagaggaggaaactgaggctgggagggggcagcacCTGCCTCTGGCACAGCTGCGTTGGCGCTGTGGAGGCCCCGCTCTTACCGTCCAAGGATGGCTGCTCTGCCAGGAGGCCTCCAGTtccagatgatttttttcctgtggccCCAATTTTCCCTTAATGTCGTTGATGATGATAAGGATATTCATAGTGGTTGACATTTTGAGGGCTTTCTTTGCTCCAGGCACCAGCAGCCCTCTCCAGGGGCCAGGTACTGAAATGAGATCCTTGTTGTTAGAGGAGTTGACTGAGGGCGTTGGAATCCCAGTCAGAAGGGTCCACCGTGTTGTCTGCGCTCTGTGGCTTGCTTACCTCCCCGGACGGGAAGCTCACTCTCCTTCACCTCCCTATGCTCGCTTGGCACTAGCTCCACGCTCCAAGGTGTGGGTTCCCGGAATGGGCAGGGGTGCGCGCCCCGCAGCGCCAGGCCAGGAAGCAGCGTGGAGCCCGAGAACGCCGCCGGCCCCCGCCCGGGCCGCGCGGGAGGCGCCTGGGGCCTcggaggcggggcggggaggggccgctggcggcggcggcggcgcgctaAGCAGACCGCAGACCGGCCGGCGCTAGGACCCGCGGGGGCCTCCCAGGCCGCCGCGCCTCCCGCTCCCCACCTCCTCAATCCCAGCCTTCCCCCCCAAAATGAGGAAGCGGAGCAACTTGCTCCAAGTTGTGCAGCCGGGGCCGCCTCGGGGTGCGCAGCCGGCGCGCGGGGGCCCTCCTGGGGGCGGGCGCGGGGTGCGGCCCAGGGGCGACCCCTGAACAGGTGAGCGCGCCggtggggatggtggggagagaCGGTGGGACAGTGGGGGGACCCCAAGGGCTCGCGGTTGGAGGTATGCCGGGCGAGCGCGGGAGGGGCCGGTGTGCGAGCGCGAGCGTGCGCGTCCGGGGCGCGCGTCCGGTACGcggctggggcgggggtggttAGATGCGACCAggagcggggtggggtggggtggtatTTTTGTGGGTGCGGGTGTGCGCGTCTGCAAGCCCCTGGGTGTGTGTACCCGCGGGTCCACGTGGAGGGATGTGCGCGTGTCTCCGAGCTGCGTGTGCGCGGCCCTGCGTGTAGCTCTGCGTGCCCGAGTGGCCCAGCGTCTGGCGCCCAGGTGTTCAAGTGTGGGTTTGTGTGTGGTCGGGGTGGGGTGCCGGTACACACGTTTCTGAATGTCCGAGAGTCTGTGCGTGTGTTCACACGTGTAGACGTGTGTGCACAACTGTCTCTAGGAGAACCTGCTTTTGCTTGCATACCCGCGTGCCTGTGGGTACCTGTGTCcacctgtgtgtctctgtgtgtacaTGGATCAGTATGCGTGTGAGTACACGTAGGGCTGGGCATTTCTGGGGGCACATATTCGAGGGCAGAGACTCACCCCTCCCAACCTGTCCCACTGCCTAGCCACCTGGTGGTGTCCATGGGGGAAGCAGGGAGCGGAAATGCCCCGGCCCCAGCAGTAGTGAGGGACTTTGTGTGTCCGTCCTGGGTCCgcgtggggtgggagaggagagaggctcaGCTGGTGGCCACAGGAGCCCAGCAGGGCTGCACTGCTCCGGCCCCCACCCCCTTCAGGGTCAGAGATTCTTAGGAATGACCTTGAATCATCCTCTATTTCCTTGTCCTGTCCCTGCCTACTTACCAGAAAAGAGGAAGAACCAGGCTCCATTAGGTGGCTCCAAGCTCCCCGCGCACTGTGTGGGCTGCTGGGGCCTGAGTCAGCCCCTGGCCACTTGCTCTGTGCCtgccttgtgcctcagtttctctttggGGATGATGGCGGGGCCAGGCTCCATGCTAAGGAACTCTTCCAGGGAAAGACCACCTCCCCAGAGGGGCTTGGGGAGCCCCTACAAGCCTGGGGAGGCTGGCTGGCTGTCACCTCCACCTGGCCTGGGCTGGAAGTGGTAGTCATGGCCCCTGGGGCCCCAGCCTCGCTTGAATCTGGGCTCTCCAGCTggtctctgccccctccccaggggagcCCTCGCTTCCTCCACGCCTGGCACCCCTCACCCATCTCAGCCAGGATGCCAACGGTGAGTACCCCCAACTTGGGTGCCTGTGCCCCGTCTCTTGCTCTGCTCAGTCCACAGGAGCTCTGCTCCATGGGGAGCGGGAGGTTTACTCTCTGACCCGTGGCCCCTTGGCGGTGTCTGCCAGTCTTCCTCTATCATTTGGTGTTGCTCTTCTTTCaccctttcctcctgccctccttccctgggCCCCGGCTCTGTGGCTCTGATATGTCCTCTGCTTGCTCCCtcgccctctctcctctcctctctcgcTGTGTGCTGCTTGTGATCTCTGCCTCGATccagtctttctctctcctctgggcatctctctcccctcaccccgcATCTCTCTCAtgacccctttccctctctctcggcactcccccccaccacccgctAGAGGCGCTGGGCCCCAGGCACCCAATGCATCACCAAGTGTGAGCACACGCGCCCCAAGCCCGGGGAGCTGGCCTTCCGCAAGGGTGACGTGGTCACCATCCTGGAGGCCTGCGaggtgagtggggagggggggtgtGCCTGGGGAGAGGCGACTCCTCCAGGAAACCATCCCACCGACCCCACCTGGCTCCCTTCCCGCAGAACAAGAGCTGGTACCGCGCCAAGCACCACGCCAGCGGGCAGGAGGGGCTGCTGGCGGCGGGCGCACTGCGGGAGCGCGAGGCCCTCTCGGCGGACCCCAAGCTTAGCCTCATGCCGTGAGTCGTGGGGAAGAGACCGGGACCGGGGCGGGGTCAGCGGGGCCCGGCCAGCCATGCCCAGCCCGCCTTCCCGCCGGCCGCAGGTGGTTCCACGGGAAGATCTCGGGCCAGGAGGCTGTGCAGCAGCTGCAGCCGCCCGAGGACGGGCTGTTCCTGGTGCGAGAGTCCGCGCGGCACCCGGGCGACTACGTGCTGTGCGTGAGCTTCGGCCGTGACGTCATCCACTACCGTGTGCTGCACCGCGACGGCCACCTCACCATCGACGAGGCGGTCTGCTTCTGCAACCTCATGGATATGGTGGAGGTGCGGCCGCCAcaggcctgggaccccagagccCATGCCCCCCCATTGCAGAGATGGAGGGATGCCAGGCTCTGCCCTACCCCTACGGCTGGCTGGACATGGGACCCCAGAGGTGTCTGCTccccagtggggagaaggaggggctggTCTCCACGGGCCACCAAACCCTACAGTTGGTCTGAGTCCTCCAGGTCCCACCTCCAGAGACTGGGGTGACTCCTCTGGGGACACCTAGGAACCTCCAATTTGACACCAATGCCAAGACACTCCCCATCCTCCTGTTTCCTGCTAGTCTGCATCCTTTCCTGTTCCCATGGAAACCAGCCTAAAGAGTCCTGTGGGAACgaaccccctctcctcctccccagctcccacccaccccatccAGAGATTCCCCCTAGGAAGGGGATGGGATGCAGGGGTTCCCTCACCCACGGGGTGGGCTCATGGCTgcctctgccctgccccaccctgcagCATTACAGCAAGGACAAGGGGGCCATCTGCACGAAGCTGGTGAAACCCAAGAGAAAGCAGGGCACCAAGTCAGCGGAGGAGGAGCTGGCCAAGGGTAGGGGGCCCCGCCCTTCCTCTCAGTGTTAGCCtggcctggggaggcagggcccTGGGGCCTGGGCACACGGCCAAGGCCACATCACCTGAGCAGGTCGCTGTGCCTGGCTCTGCAGGCAGAAGACCTGGGCTGCCCTTGGGCCGGGCGGGGCACAATATTGATCTGGTTCTCACACCTgctgcttccccccaccccgacccctgcCCCTGTTCCCATCATCCTTGAGCCAGAAACCCTGGGCAGATCCTCGACGCCCCCCACCTTCCCACATCCCCTCCATGGTCAAGTTCTAACACCTGTTTAAACCTGGCCCCTCCCCAGGacttccagtggttaggacttatcgcttccactgcagggggtggcaagggttcactccctggtcggggaactaagatcccgcagccACCCggcgccgccaaaaaaaaaaaaaaaaatctggcccctccctgcctggctgCCCCTGCCCTAGCCCAGCCTCAGACCGTCCAGTCGGACCACCTCTTTCCTGAGGGGGGGAGTCCGCCTTCTTCCCAAACCCTGCGGCCTCAGAGGCAGCTGTCTACCGTGAAAATCACCCATATAACTCCCCTGCCTAAAGGAGGGAGTTCGGGCAGCTCCATTGCCTTCCAGAACCCTCCCCTGTGGCTGAGCTACCTTTCCTGCTTCATCTACAAGGCCCTTCCTCTATTCCACAAGCCCCTGGGATTGTGTGACCCCTCGTTTCCTCTCATGCCTCTGTACTGTTGTGCCTTCTATTCCCCTCACCTGAAATGCTTTTCCAGCCCTTGAGTAGTGAAATCCTCCATGCTCAGAGCCAATGTGCCCTACCGTGGCCACCCCTTTTGAACCTGGTGATCGTGGCTGTCTCCTTGGAAGCGTCTTGGGGATGGCACCTGGGTGGAGGCTGGTGTCACCGTGCCTGATTGTACTCAAGGGCTCGTGATTTGGAGAGGGgctttggggagggagaggaggagacctACAGAACCTGCTGAGGGCGGGGGGGAAGAACACAGGGGTGCTTGAGAGAAAGATCAGGGAAGCTGGAACACAGATGATGACTTAGAGTGCTGGAAGATTCTGGAAGGTTCCAGAACCTTTACCAGAAGATTCTGGAAGTGTTACCAGTCTCTGTTGTATTTTttggcctgtgtgtgtgtccctgggtGGTCAGGGATAAAGGATTGTAAAGGAAGAGCCCACAGGGTCCTTGGAAGGACACAGTCTCCAGATGGAACAGAGAAGGGCTCTGTTGCTTTGGGCCGCCCAATAACTGGTACCAGGAGTGCGGAGCCTCAGACACGCCCTTGGGCCACTGCTGGGGACGCGTGCCATGGGAGACACGGCCTGGTCTCCCGCCAGGTGGAGCTGCCGTGGGAGGGGCTGGCACCTGGCAGCCCTCTGACCGGGTCTCCCCCCGACAGCCGGCTGGTTACTGAACCTGCAGCATTTGACGTTGGGAGCGCAGATCGGAGAAGGAGAGTTTGGAGGTGAGCAGGGGGCCTGGCAGGGGCTGAAGGAGGGTGGGGGGTCCCAGAGATGAATTCACATCCACATTTGATACCTACTTGCTGTGTGGCTGAGAACCCAAGGGCTCCTCCCTGTGAAAGGAGGTTCATGACAGCCAGGGCCAGGAGAAAGGTAGTTCAGGCAGGCACCCAGCGGGTGTGAGTCCTTCACAACCCGGGGCTCTTCCGCACACTGGTCCCTCTGGTccctcttttgttttgttgttgttttttttccccgggccgcactgcatggcatgcgggatcttagtccccagCCGGGATggaacccccgccccctgcagtggaagcgctgattcttaaccaccggattgtcagggaagtccctggtcccTCTGTTTTGATGCCGTTGCCTGAAGTTATTATCCTGGAAGGCCCTGGGGCCTAGATCAGAGCTCACAGACCTTCTCTGGAAAGGGCTGGAGTATGTGTATTTTGGTGGCCAAAATGGTGGCCATCTGTCACATCTGCTCAGCTCTGTCcttgtagcaggaaagcagccacaggccGCAGGGAGATGAACAGGCATGgccgtgtgccaataaaactttatttatggacactgaaattgaATTCTGTGCAATTTTcatgtcataaaatattcttctcgatcttttttcaaccatttaaaaatgtaaaaacccatTCTGAGCTTGCGGGCCTTGCAAAAACCCACGTTGGGACTGGATTGGGCCCGAGGGCTGGAGTTTGCAGACTGGTTTAGGTGATTCTCTTTGCTCAGGGATCTGGAGCTTGTAGGGGAGGGGTTTCCAGGCCTGGGGACCCACCGCTGCATCGGCATCCTTGGGGGTTAGTGTGAGTGGGTATGTCCCTGGACAGACTGTGTCTGTCCAGTCTCTGTGGGGTCCTGATCTCCTCCCCCACCGGCCCCCAGCCGTCCTGCAGGGTGAGTACCTGGGACAGAAGGTGGCCGTGAAGAACATCAAGTGCGATGTGACAGCCCAGGCCTTCCTGGACGAGACGGCGGTCATGACGTGAGTCCTGGTGAGGGGAGGGCACCCTGGGGTGGGGGTCCAAGCCACCTTCACCCCACGCCCGCCTGCCCCCAGGAAGATGCAGCATAAGAACCTGGTGCGTCTGCTGGGTGTGATACTGCACCAGGGCCTCTACATCGTCATGGAGCACGTGAGCAAGGTGGGGGCAGGGCCCGAGGGTCGGGCGGGGTGCGGCGGCCGAGCAGCCTccagcagccctcaccccacc from Physeter macrocephalus isolate SW-GA chromosome 2, ASM283717v5, whole genome shotgun sequence encodes the following:
- the MATK gene encoding LOW QUALITY PROTEIN: megakaryocyte-associated tyrosine-protein kinase (The sequence of the model RefSeq protein was modified relative to this genomic sequence to represent the inferred CDS: inserted 1 base in 1 codon; substituted 2 bases at 2 genomic stop codons), whose amino-acid sequence is MRVSTRRAGHFWGHIFEXQRLTPPNLSHCLATWWCPWGKQGAEMPRPQQXXGTLCVRPGSAWGGRGERLSWWPQEPSRAALLRPPPPSGSEILRNDLESSSISLSCPCLLTRKEEEPGSIRWLQAPRALCGLLGPESAPGHLLCACLVPQFLFGDDGGARLHAKELFQGKTTSPEGLGEPLQAWGGWLAVTSTWPGLEVVVMAPGAPASLESGLSSWSLPPPQGSPRFLHAWHPSPISARMPTRRWAPGTQCITKCEHTRPKPGELAFRKGDVVTILEACENKSWYRAKHHASGQEGLLAAGALREREALSADPKLSLMPWFHGKISGQEAVQQLQPPEDGLFLVRESARHPGDYVLCVSFGRDVIHYRVLHRDGHLTIDEAVCFCNLMDMVEHYSKDKGAICTKLVKPKRKQGTKSAEEELAKAGWLLNLQHLTLGAQIGEGEFGAVLQGEYLGQKVAVKNIKCDVTAQAFLDETAVMTKMQHKNLVRLLGVILHQGLYIVMEHVSKGNLVNFLRTRGRALVNTPQLLQFSLHVAEGMEYLESKKLVHRDLAARNILVSEDLVAKVSDFGLAKAERKGLDSSRLPVKWTAPEALKHGKFSSKSDVWSFGVLLWEVFSYGRAPYPKMSLKEVSEAVEKGYRMEPPEGCPGPIHALMGSCWEAEPARRPPFRKLAEKLARELRSAGASAPNGGQDADGPTLPRSQEP